Genomic DNA from Prunus persica cultivar Lovell chromosome G1, Prunus_persica_NCBIv2, whole genome shotgun sequence:
TGACAATGAAACTGCATACAGTATATCAGCATAAATTAAGCACCACCAAGACATTACCTGCATTTTTGCCTTAAATCCAATTTGGCCAGCTTGCTCAATATTTTCAGAGCCAGCCATGTCCACAAGCATCAAGCGTCCTTCTACTGTTGGGACATCAAGGATTATCTGTGCAGAAATAGAAAGCAAGTTATATACAACTAGTGACAAGACTTGGGGAAGAATGATCATATATTTGAAAGTCCAAGGGAATCCTATCATGCAATGGCTCCGAGAACTTCTTTCATTGCAAATAGTACTTCTTTAataatactaattaattatatttaattatcttaaataattttgtggaatttaaaattatttttaaaatagtttcaattatttaaaaattctagaaaattattttagtattctaaaaatggaattttagtctccaaaccctaaatccaatTATCGAACCAAAAACCATAGTTTTCGAACCAAAAATCATAGTTTTCGAACTTATCCGAACTTGTTCCATAACCGTTCGCAAGCCTCGATTAGGCTTGGATAATCACGTAACTCGACCTAGGGCTTTACGATTTAGGTTTCGCTCTCAATCTTGGGTTAGTATGATGTGACCGAACCTAACCTAGACATGTCTTGGTGAATTTTAATTCGATTTGGGCattaaataatacataatacttaattataaaaaagatgGGACTTGGGCTATGGGGAAATGTAATAAAGACACCAAAACGAAAaataagtaatttattttttcgtttttgcACAGCAGAATTAAATTAGtaacatatttaaatattcactaaagaaataataattaatacatAATTACTAATATAATATACTGTTAAGATATTATAtttggagtatagccgcacggctatacttataAAATGTTCTAAACATTCTATTTTGGAGAatcgccgtgcggctatacggtTTACATGTCATATTTattgagtatagccgcgcggctatactattaattttaaatgtatagccgcgcggctatactctttgaatatattatgttttaattacttctatttatttaatgaagaattagcatttaaatattttaattaatttcataaaaattacttaattaattatatttaattatcttaaataattttctagaatttaaaattatttttaaaatagtttcaattatttaaaaattctagaaaattattttagtattctaaaaatggaattttagtttccaaaccctaaatccaagTTTTAAACTTATCTGGACTTGTTCCATAACCGTTCGCAAGCCTCGAACCCTAATTGTAAACCTATTGTAGGGTACTTAGGACTTGATTAAGCTTGGATAATCACGTAACTTGACTCAGGGCTTTATGATTTAGGTTTCGCTCTCAATCTTGtgatcaaaatatatatattgcatgTTATATATCAGATCAAATACTGCAAATTTAGTCATAGCTAGCTTAGTggaatttgtaatttttactTCAAGACCATAGTTCATCCCAAGTTATTCTTGAATAAGTTCGAGAATGATTAGAACAAAATACAAGCAATCATTCATAACTACAGATTAACGAAATCCTCCCCTACTTGTGCATAACAAACAATCTTCTTTAATTTGCTAGCTATAAGTTTGACAGAAATGTTTTCTTCATCCTCATTCATTGTGTCTCCAAACAAAGTCCTATTTTAATATAAGCTTTTAGaagagaagatgaaaagaaCTAAAGATAGATCCTCATATGGATCTTATATTAACCAAGCTCTCATTATTCTTGCTTCGGCTGCCAATGCAGGTATTGATTATAGAAGAGGCACAAACAAAAGATGCAAAGCCTGCAATAAGCAAGAAAACCACTAGTCATCAGAAAACTCCTCTTTGGTAGATATCCACTAAATCAGATGACCTGAAGCTTCAGAATTAGAGACGCATATACTCTATGTACAGTCAAGTTGATGTGGCattcacaaaaacacaaacaatatCTGTAGATTGATTCAAATCATCGACCGTAATGAGCATAGCCACTTGGCAGTTAGAGCCTTTAGAGGTGTAGGTTGCGAAGGTGATGATGTCCTCGTTCGTTGATCCACTATAATTCATGGCTGGTTAATGTTTGTGATTTACAAAGTTTTAAAGACAACTTAAACctcagaaaaaaaacacagaaaaacaaaaacaaaacaggagGGCATGGAAAGTGCAAACAAGTCACACCTATGGGCATCATCATATTGGCCTATTGTTCCAGTTTGTAGCAACAAAGCATCACCTCATCATATTAGGCAATCGAGCTGTCAAGGATACAGTTCTTTATTTAATGCCTGAGGAATACACTGGTGAGAGCAGAATCACAAAGAAAAGAGGTCACCAAAAGACGAAATGCCTACGGAATACACATTTTTTATGgacaaaaaaccaaaccactTATGGCAGTTCTGTTTGGTTTTTACACTAAAAAATTGTAATCTTAAATAGGATCGAAAATTCGGCCTAGGCGGCTCCTAGGCGCTAGGCGGGAGCACACCACCGCGATTTCACCCTAATCATTAGGGGTAGGCGCCAGGGAGTTAGGCGCGCCTGCCTAGGCGGCCTAGGCGGGTCTAGGCGGGTCTAGGCGGCCTGGGCGGGTCTAGGCGGGCGTTTGGACGTTGAGGAGCGGACGAAGGGCGGTTGAAGCGCGCAGGAGCCGCTGCTTGTCAGGAAGAAAGactgagagacagagagaggaaggagaaggTGACGCTGGGAAGAATACGATATCTGacctaatttttaatataactAACGGGTtggattttgtaaaaaatggCCTTAAACATTGTATTAAAATGGGCCTATTTTTACGTTTTTTttgcagttttttttaaatatcaaggttaatgaaaatacaaaaataaaagtcaGATAATATCAAGGTTGGAAAATATTCTCTTTTATATATCTGATTATTTTGCATgatttttgtataaatttataatataaaataattattaaaaaagagGTGTTTAGGCCCCGATTACTCATCTAGGCTTTAGGCCCATGCTTGCTGCCCACCTACCGCCTACGCATTTTTCgaacatatattaaaaaaagacaagcatatatatgaaaatggtCATTTTCCAAATAAAGCCCACACCCTTAAGACACCTGAATGCAACATTGCATTCCTAGTCGTGACTCCTAGTTGGGATGAGTTATGAAAAAGATGGAAATGTaagaatggaaaaaaaaaaacaaattatatgaTGTCTAGAAACAGTAATGGCACAAAGAGTAAAACATTAAATCCCATATCAATATTTTTGCATATAATCGGTCCAAACAGCTCAACATCATAAGTacatttagaaagaaaaaaaaaaaagacatggaATTCGAAGTTCAAACCTTTTCGGGTAAAACTGACGAAGTAAAGAATGGAACTAATGAAAACACAAAGACTTAAACAATGGGCTTGCATAAAGTAATATAAGTAGGAAAGGATCCTGAGTCTGGAGAGATATTATAGGGAGGATCACTTGTGTGGGGGTGCATGTTATGACCCTCCAtccttttgcttttgaaaTGGGAAGCATTCATTACTTGACTAGGAAGAAATCTCCATCTTCACCGTAACCTACAAATTCTGTTGGAGAATTTGGTTGAAGGATGCTACTTTTCCTCCAAAACATCacagaaattatatattagaaaattgtaatttatattGATACAGTCgattaaataaaatcaatgaaattatAGCAAAATACTTATCTTTTGGGATGTAGAGGTTGGTCTCCATTGATACTTGAGTAGAATAATAGTTTTAGGTTGAGGCGTGCCATTCACTGTCCTTAAGAGTAGATTTCGCCCCTAAGAGATAATGTCTCGGTGTAGCAAGGTTGTATGCATGGCGCCCTACTCTCCAAGATACTACAACCTATGACCCTCATAAACGTACACTCGCAATACTTAGATCGGATGAACAACCCGAATATTTCCCTCAAGGTTTATATGAAAGGAAAATAACCTCATATATTATTTCCTACTAAAGAGAATGGGCTTAAATATATAGTTAGTCGCCTCAACAAGAAGCTAAGgcattaaaagaaatagtaacaaaacaacataattgtCTGCCCGTTTTCACAAACTTAACAGCTATAATATCACCAAATTAATAGCAAAACAAAGTAGCAATTGCAAAATAGAAATTGGTCAACCAAAACTGACGCAaatgaattttgaattcaaatcttTAAATGCCAAAAGCATTGAAAAACAATTAAGTTTGTATGAAATTGCCACACCAAAGCTTTTAGAATAAATCTGCATACAGACCtttaaaacaaatcaataatTATCCCAATTGAAGCCTAAAATTGTTCCAACTAAAACTCACGCAAATAAGCTTTTGAAATCATAACACTCAATTCATAcaataaatttacaaaataaattcagTTTAAAATTGCAATTAAACCACACGAAATCtagaaacataaaataaataataaaataaattttgtatttcGAAATACtcacaaaaattccaacaatccCCCACAtatttcaaaatacaaaaggTCTGAAGGGAATGTGAAAATTCAATGcattcgtcgggagaggtgtTTTCCTAGTTTGCTATTTACAGGGTATAGTCGGGTGGCTATACTTTAAAATATTCCTTTTGgtgtatagccgtgcggctataccgtTAAGATATTATATTTGTAGAGTATAGCCTCCCGGCGATACCTATAAAATATTCTAAACATTCTATTttggagtatagccggccggctataccatttacatattatatttatggagtatagccgcccgtctatactatttaaacgTATAGAATagtaaatagaatattttatagGTATAGTCGTGCAGCGATACtctttgaatatattatgttttaattacttctatttatttaatgaagaattagtatttaaatatttaaattcatttctttttttgatcaAAGTGAGATAACTTCATTGAAACAACAATGTCAAAGTACAAAAAGAAGACTGGACTTTAGTAATGTAACAAGTGTGGTCTCATTAAAACCTTTCCTTTAAAAACCCCCAAATGGAGAAAAATCCGgtcaaggaaaaagagtaccacTACATCACATCTAGTATAAAAATGGAATTTTAGcctccaaaccctaaatccaagTGTCAAACCAAAAACCATAGCTTTCAAACTTATCCGAACTTGTTCCATAACCGTTCGCAAGACTCAAACCCTAATTGTAAACCTACTGTAGGGCACTTAGGACTCGATTAGGCTTGGATAATTACGTAACTCGACCTAGGGCTTTACAATTTAGGTTTTGCTCtcataaattaaagaaattggacaaaaaacaaaagtaaagatattaattttatatttttaaaatttaaaagcaaaaacaaaagcacctCTTCAGACGAAATTTCGTTGGCACATATTTTTCCTAGcaaaatttaccatattagaCCTCTCCCGATAAAATTTTGTCGGTAGAAGTAACTTTTGTCAGGAGAGGTCTAATCCAACAAACATTTGCTAGCATATACCTATGCCGACAAAACTGCTTAATttctataattaaaaaagaatattctgtaaaattagtttctttacttttgtctTTTGGCAaccttcttttatttaatttatgttaTTAAGTAAAATCTTAgtctttttaattactttgctTAGTtactatattttaattatgatttctttaatgaatatttaaatattttactgatttcataaattacttaataaatagtaattcattattttatttatataattaaaaagaatattctaaaagtatagccgcgcggctatactctttagaagtgtaaaattagtttctttactttttttttgggaaacttcttcaatttaatttatgtaattaagtaatatcattttctttttaattaatttaattagttattacattttaattactgttcatttagcgaatatttaaatattttactgatttcataaattacttaataaatagtaattaattatttaatttatgtaattaaatagaatattttaatagtatagccgcacatCTATACtgtataaataattatttaaaattatagtctcgCGGCTACACGCTTTAAAAGAATAGtttaaacgtatagccgcccaGCTATACgaatttaatttatgtaatgaagtaatatcttagtcttttttttttaattagtaattatattttaattattgtttctttagtgaatatttaaatattttactcaTTTCATAAGTTACTTAacaaatagtaattaattacttaatttatgtaattaaattgaatattttaaaagtatagccgcacggcgatactctataaatataaattttaagataatacccacgcggctatactctttaaatagaAATGATAACAGTATAACTGCGCAACTATGTATcatttaaatagaatattttatcaGTGTAGCCGTGCAGCTATActatataaatagaaattttcaaaGTGTGGGTGATTTGCCCTGGCTTATGCCTCATTTTAGTTAAAACTCACCGTTTCACTAgttgtaggttttttttaaaagtttgggCCATGTATAACTATGGCCTGGCCCAAatgtttattaataaaaccctTTTAACCTTTTAGTCTAAGtacaataataatttattaaaattaagaaatacattattttaattttcgtatACGTGTCGTACTTTATCCTAATTTTTGGAGAATTGAATAAATGtactatttttatgttttttagtgttattttttttattaaaaaaatttcgacacTTTTACACTGTGACTCCTTGGACCAAGAATCTTGGATCCGCCACCGTGTGCAACAGAGATTTCTAGGTCTCTCATCGAAGAAAACGTTGATGATTTATAGTGCTAACTCTGAGTCACTTAAATCTTAATTAACCACACAATGCCAGGGATATGCTCGCTTCTTTTACTTCGTAGTTTCTCCCAATATGTCAGTTCTATGTATGcatttttgaagttttgatAAAATCATTGTTAATGAAATATATGCTAAGGGTCGGTAGGTACTTAGGATACTTTACTCTTACTTTCTTTCAGAAGGTGAGCTATATATTGGGCATCATTTTCTTACACAGTCCTCACGTAAATATGACCACTACACAGACATGTTCCTCATGAAAGTGATAGGGTAGTGTGCCCGCTCTTTTGTACCGAGTTTGAATCGTCATTTCAAGTAAATGATTACTTATGCATGGGAGAATTCATATAGGACAGAGTGGGCCTGCTCTCGCTTTGTCACAAAACTTTCCTCATTACTTTGTCCTAGTTTATCAGTTATCGATTGATATTATCCTATTTGAAGAAGGCTCTCCCatatctttcattttcttgcccAGAGAGATCAGATGATAGCATGAATTTGAGTAAGTGTCAACTAGCatattttattgatttgtGTGAAGCTAATAAATTAGCTCAACCAGCTCATGGTGGCAAAAGAAAAGCTTTGGGAACATTAAGTACCTGAGAAAATGAAATAGAGTTAAAAGAGATGCTGGGTTTGTTCAAAAatgattttaaattaatatagaTCACCACATGCATTGATGCACACAGTAGATAATAACTATAGTATGGTGTAGTCATTTCTCAACTGGGGCCTTTTACATTGATCACCACATGCACCCAGACCCACAACggaataacactattttgctattccGATGAGTCATGTCATAcgtgataattttttcacttgTTATTAcgtgataattttttcacttgTTATAACATGATTGGCCAGaatatcattattttattatctcGACCAATCACATTATACTACATgtgataactttttcactgaacataatgtaattgactggaaataacaaaacagtgaTATCTCTATTTCAAACAAGTATTTGTTTGCATCATCCTACCTATATATAAAGCATTTAATTAGTACACTTCTTGGTTGGGTTGGGGGTTGgccataatattttatttcttcaatCAATGGTAATTTTGCTTCTTCTACATTAGACTAGTGCAGTACTAAATTTTGCATGTAAAAACAATCACAAATTGACACTAGCGTTGAGACGACATTGTGTTGGATAATTATTATAGAAAAACATATTAGTATGGAactcttaaattaatttagattAGTCAAACAGAagtttaattataatttaaaatgatgGATTTCTTATCCTATATTTATAAGCATGAAGAAGCAGTAGCATAATCACATTGAAAAGCTTCATGGTGATGCTTTTTGGGACtaagaaattaaaggaaattaattataataagaTTAAAGAATAATACTGATTACCAAAGCTGCAAATTAATAATACCCCTCCTATTAACACATTACGTACTTTCATGATAGGGAACataataagtaaataatatataGCTAGAAATTAATTCATTTCTCTAAATTAAGTTGCAGCAGAAAACTAATGTTCATATCATGATTGCACTTGAATTAGTGGCCACCGCCAGCTCCGATTCCAGCTCCACCGCCAAAGCCAGCCCCACTACCAGCACCAAAACCACCTCCTCCACCAAATCCGCCTCCTCCACCACCGCCTAATCCACCACTAACACCTCCACTATTTTACACAGTACGCTGCGATCACGCAAGNNNNNNNNNNNNNNNNNNNNNNNNNNNNNNNNNNNNNNNNNNNNNNNNNNNNNNNNNNNNNNNNNNNNNNNNNNNNNNNNNNNNNNNNNNNNNNNNNNNNNNNNNNNNNNNNNNNNNNNNNNNNNNNNNNNNNNNNNNNNNNNNNNNNNNNNNNNNNNNNNNNNNNNNNNNNNNNNNNNNNNNNNNNNNNNNNNNNNNNNNNNNNNNNNNNNNNNNNNNNNNNNNNNNNNNNNNNNNNNNNNNNNNNNNNNNNNNNNNNNNNNNNNNNNNNNNNNNNNNNNNNNNNNNNNNNNNNNNNNNNNNNNNNNNNNNNNNNNNNNNNNNNNNNNGCTCCTCCTCCACGCTAAACCACCTCCAGCTCCTCCACCTAAACCACCTGCAGCTCCTCCTCCACCTAAACCACCTCCAGCTCCTCCTCCTAAGCCACCCCcagcaccaccaccacctcctgcACCTCCACCtagaccaccaccaccacctcctaaCCCACCTCCTGCACCCCCACCTAGACCACCGCCACCTCCTAACCCACCACCTGcacctcctccacctccaagcccaccaccacctcctagACCTCCACCTCCGCCAAGACCACCCCCACCGCCAATGCCTCCACCAAGACCACCGCCACCGCCAATGCCTCCACCAACTCCACCGCCACCAAACCTTCCATGCCTAAACCCCTTTCCTCCCCTAAAAAAACGTGGGTGGGGATGAGGAAATAAGTGCTTATCATCCTTAACCACCTTAGCATCATCATCCGCCACAACCAAACCACTCACAAGAAAAACACATAAGATAGCAACTACAACACAACCAGCTGATAAAATGACCCTCATATTTGATAATTTGCTTAACCCAAAATGAAGCTACTTGATCAAAATGAAGGAAGCAGAGCTAATAACTAGCTCTCTCTTTCACTCGTAGTGCACAAGTAAAACGAAAGCATGCTGTGTTGTGTTATATAGTGCAAGAAGAGAAGTGAAGGTTAATAGGCTAAGAGAGGGGTCGGTCGATATGTAGTCACCCAACTGTCACGCTTGGATGGAGTAATGAGGCTCACCTGTCTGTGGGCAAGTAATTTATTTGGCCAACTGTCCTCTCCCTCCAACTCCAACACGCTCTGTCAGACATGAAATGAAAGCccactctcttctctttccctctGAATTTTATTAGGTGTTAGGGTTTTCACTCTcatgcttttttgttttccttttctgctctgacaataatattatattgagGAGAGAGTCAAATTAACCAAAACCAACAAGTTGAAAAAGCCGTGGTCTTGGTCTTGATCTGCATCTGGGGAgattcaatttcttttcttcttaggTGTAGCATCTAGTCTAGTGTGTGATTCAATTCAAAGGGGTTTTGTGGTGCCATTAATGGACCAACCAAACAACGTCCGGACATCATTATACCttcatactctctctctctctctctctctctctctctctctctctctctcgacaCAAACATCTTTATACCTGATCCTCTGTCTCTCTCATAtatcatttttaaaaacaaatttgtgaTAGTTATGAAATTtatcgcatcaaatatataattcAGTAAATTTCTAATCTGTTTCACGAGTTAAGTATACATATAACTAGCACAAtagtttcttgtttgtttatgaATAAAGTACGAAGTCATTTTGATATATGCTTCATGCGTGCACAGAGACCTTTTTGTTGCATGCTTCATGAGATCGTCATCAGATTCAGATGGATTATGTTGCAACATAGAATATGAAGTGTGATCATTGCTCTAAGTTGATGGTTGGTACGAAACAACATACCTTTGAATACCAATATTATTTGTAAATACTGCAGTGAAGTAGTCTTTCAATGTTCATGTTAACAGTTTATCTTAATTTTATACAGAGAAGGATGACCCTTGTAGAACTGTTAGAAAATTGCATTTTAGCATATGCTTGAAACTTGAATATAATAGTGCGTACTCATCCATATAGAGAAAGGGTATGTACCTTTTAACTTATCAAGCCAGTTCAATGTGAGGCAAGGAACTCGTTCATATATAACAATTAACTAGTCCCTTGTCACGCCGTCTGCCAATTgtgttttataattaattattttttaaattttaaatttaatttaaataataactaattaaaaaacTCAATTGACACATACGGGTCAAGAGGCTAATATTAACAAAAGAATAAGCATGTATGTGTGTCGAGATGAGGTGAATGACATTTTCCGTTGGACTGAAACTAGTGAAGACATTCCTCGTAGGGATCCCAGGGCAGCCTTGTAAAATTCTTTGAATTTGCCTTCTTCTGTGAAATGATTATCCATTTAGAGAAGAATGTGCGGGCTCATTCACAAAGTTTGGGTGCACCTTGTCCTTCAAGTAATCAATCTTCTGCAAGACGAATGATTTGCCCCGtcataatgatgatgatgcatAATATGTttataagagcatctccaatagCAGTAGGCCACTCATGTAAGCCCAAATATCCCTCAAAGCCCAACAAGTTCTTTTCCCAGACTTTCTTTACTTCTGAAAGGCCCATTCTAGTAGGGCCCATGGAATCCAGATGGAGATATGAAGTCATTCCATCCCGGAATAATTAGGGAAAGGCAAGGGGTACAATTCCTATTTATATTCTAGCATTTTAGCCAGACAAGACAAGTTAAACAAGAGTGCTGCTGCAAATCACCTACTAGTGTAGtagtttggagtatttactctcTCATGCAAGGTTTTGGATTCGAGTCCTCgcatccgtgttgtgtgtgtgagtttaatatgctatcgtcTCTATTTTTCGTAGTTAAAtaaggtgtacttagttaattttattttttgattaaaatattaaagttaacttaaattataaaatgtactcaattaattttaaggttcctttagcagcactcttaaACAATGGTAATTAAACCAAAACACGAAATCAAAGTCGTTTATGTACGAGCCATCCAACATGTGTCACTGCCATTTCCAGCGCCCAAACGTCTTTGATTGGGTTTCGTTCCCTAACTCTTTACCTGACCACCTTGTGATacgtcaaaataaaaagaatagaGAAGAAAAGCTTTAAATTTCTAGAATTATACACGACTGTACTGTACAGAGCCAACACCAAAGCGGCCCAGGTTCGGGCTCCAAGGCTGAGGTTTGGAGAAAGCTAAGAAGCTCGCTTCATTGACTTCActgacacaaaaaaacacagagagaaaagaagCTCATCAGCTTCGGTTAAAGTTCAAATTGTTGTGATTTACAGCGAAAAACTTGGAAGTGTTGGAAGGAACTCCGTGTGCTTTGTGATCACAAACAATTGACAAAGCCTAACTCGTCGTGTCACGTCTTCTTGCTTAAATTCTCAAATCCCAATAACACGAGTTTTTAAATTCCCTCAATTTTTGTGTGCTATTACAAAATTGTGTGCTTGCTGGTGGAGTCAGCAGCGCATGCTTGATCAACGACGATCGTCCTTCTCTCATAGCCTCTGATCcaacaatttcttcttctcaggTTGGTCCTGTCACTGCAATGCAGTTACAATTCAACAATCTCGCCAattatttttgattttttgaaacCAGaagtaaatttttcttttttaaattgcgATTATGTTCTTGGTAATgcaaattttggattttgattgCAAAGCtgaattgggttttctttgtttttggcaGTTTGGCTTGTATAATTTGACCCACACAATGGCGCAGAGTAATTGGGAAGCAGATAAGATGTACATACtgtgatttatttattagtgAACTATTACATGTTTTGATTATGTATTATGTGTTTGTTAGTGGGTTTTTTGCTAAATTTGGTTAATTTGCTTTGTCTATAGGCTTGATGTGTACATTTATGATTATTTAGTGAAGAAAGAATTGCATGCTACTGCTAAGTCTTTCATGAATGAAGGGAAGGTTGCACCGGATCCAGTAGGTAATGGACACTAAACAATAGCAAAGAATTTATTTACTTCTTCTTTGTGCTTATTATTACTTTGGTAATACTATTCAACTTGTTGAATTGGGCTAGATTAGATCCGTTTTGAATGGTCCTATTGTTTATGCTGCTCGCTTCCAATCAATTTGAGTAGCAATTTATCACGCTTATTGACTTGGGACTCTAAGAGTACTGTCTTCACTTCAAGTTAACTGTAATTAGTTATTACATATAATATGCAGCCATTGATGCTCCCGGGGGGTTTCTTTTTGAATGGTGGTCTGTGTTTTGGGACATTTTTATTGCGAGGACAAATGATAAACATTCTGAGGCCGCCGCAGCTTATATAgaggtgactgtttcaatttTAATGCTATAGATGTGGCCGCTAGGATAATTGTGCTACTTATGCTGATGTTTTAACTGACCTCTTTATGCACTCCTATTTTCTTGATTTGCAGGCACAACAAGGTAAAGCAAAAGAGCAACAACAGCTGCAAATGCAGCAGTTGCAACTAATGCGCCAAGCTCAGATGCAACGAAGGGATCCTAATCATCCTCCCCTTGGTGGTccattaaattcaataagctCTGAAGGAATGCTTGGGCAATCTACTGCTAGTGCACTGGCAGCAAAAATGTA
This window encodes:
- the LOC109946530 gene encoding glycine-rich cell wall structural protein → MRVILSAGCVVVAILCVFLVSGLVVADDDAKVVKDDKHLFPHPHPRFFRGGKGFRHGRFGGGGVGGGIGGGGGLGGGIGGGGGLGGGGGLGGGGGLGGGGGAGGGLGGGGGLGGGAGGGLGGGGGGLGGGAGGGGGAGGGLGGGAGGGLGGGGAAGGLGGGAGGGGGGGGGFGGGGGFGAGSGAGFGGGAGIGAGGGH